A stretch of the Archangium violaceum genome encodes the following:
- a CDS encoding TetR/AcrR family transcriptional regulator, producing MGRPKTFEEDEVLERAMKQFWETGYHALSVRDLEEGTGLLRGSLYAAFGDKRALFLAALERYADLSARDLEELLAEGPTPRAGIERYLRKRMKDCTGASHHRGCLLANTAAEVAPQDPEVRALVGRRYAKMAAILEATVRAAQEHGEIDPARDAKALAQHLIVLVQGMSVVGKTEPEAGLVRSAMRMALAMLDSKDPEDT from the coding sequence ATGGGAAGACCCAAGACCTTCGAGGAAGACGAGGTCCTCGAGCGTGCGATGAAGCAGTTCTGGGAGACGGGCTACCACGCGCTCTCGGTGCGGGACCTGGAGGAGGGCACGGGCCTGCTCCGGGGAAGTCTGTACGCGGCCTTCGGGGACAAGCGGGCGCTGTTCCTCGCGGCGCTCGAGCGCTATGCGGACCTGAGCGCCCGGGATCTGGAGGAACTGCTCGCGGAGGGCCCCACCCCACGGGCGGGCATCGAGCGCTACCTGCGCAAGCGCATGAAGGACTGCACGGGCGCGAGCCACCATCGCGGCTGTCTCCTGGCCAATACGGCCGCGGAGGTGGCGCCCCAGGACCCCGAGGTGCGCGCCCTGGTGGGCCGCCGCTACGCGAAGATGGCGGCCATTCTCGAGGCCACCGTCAGGGCTGCCCAGGAGCACGGGGAGATCGACCCGGCCCGGGACGCGAAGGCGCTCGCCCAGCACCTCATCGTCCTGGTGCAGGGCATGAGCGTGGTGGGGAAGACGGAACCCGAGGCCGGGCTGGTCCGCTCGGCCATGCGCATGGCGTTGGCCATGCTCGATAGCAAGGACCCGGAGGACACATGA
- a CDS encoding DoxX family protein — MTSRNVSQLLLGRHTVDGPTSTGLLVLRLLAGGAMTLHGAPKMLTATSWMGPDSPVPGVLQLLAAVAEFGGGIAWMLGLVTPLATLGVVVTMLVGIVIGHLAVGDPFIRLSVGGVPPGLGIPFAGLPTWLVRAGGRSAAAVGSGSSELATLFTAISVLLLLTGPGRFSLDAVLSRALARRPEKVSEKVSGNL, encoded by the coding sequence ATGACGTCTCGCAACGTTTCGCAGCTTCTCCTCGGCCGTCACACCGTGGACGGCCCCACATCCACGGGCCTGCTCGTGTTGAGGTTGCTGGCCGGCGGCGCCATGACCCTTCACGGCGCTCCCAAGATGCTCACCGCGACCAGCTGGATGGGACCGGACAGCCCGGTGCCCGGCGTGCTCCAGTTGCTCGCAGCGGTGGCGGAGTTCGGGGGGGGTATCGCCTGGATGCTGGGTCTCGTCACCCCACTGGCCACGCTGGGCGTGGTGGTGACCATGCTCGTCGGAATCGTCATCGGCCACCTCGCCGTCGGCGACCCCTTCATCCGGCTCAGTGTGGGCGGGGTTCCTCCAGGGCTCGGCATTCCCTTCGCGGGCCTGCCCACCTGGCTCGTGCGCGCGGGAGGTCGCAGCGCGGCGGCCGTGGGCTCCGGTTCCTCCGAGCTGGCAACGCTCTTCACGGCCATCTCCGTGCTGCTGCTGCTTACGGGGCCGGGACGCTTCTCCCTCGACGCCGTGCTGTCGCGCGCACTCGCCCGGCGCCCCGAGAAGGTGTCCGAGAAGGTGTCAGGCAACCTGTAA
- a CDS encoding matrixin family metalloprotease, with translation MTKKLTRSWVVPFALLGLAGCAKPGSDEAPAPASEDAHATAWVPGTPVPAQAHAEGTEHTMEMDWIRRDGSIDDLTDHSALIVSGRVESTRYDVVRAWAQSKVEGQPTGPESGIYSDLPVTIATVRIGDIARSSQELKTASGGTVAQGSTVEIMFPGGLLSDGCTIAPQDSSLPAVGAQAVFFLVPQGGTAPLATRSMEGIYSVTGGPLGQFQVKDGLIQDAGSQRHAAATEGYAGKPVSALLERVASRAKAVQYLGPDLPKLAMLDERPSQGPSAQSWCGVPYFAHKWCRKPTNITFTDYSSSKWPVGDGMNEWMYNNYNNSLYLYWRSSGTSDVMVYEANYGANGWYGYATYNAASSTCIANATIKLNTYYYSGWHYGKTVSTHEIGHVLGLNHHKDCNSIMYYNPTACAANITTCDMQAVAERYPY, from the coding sequence GTGACCAAGAAACTGACGCGTTCCTGGGTCGTTCCATTCGCCCTCCTGGGCCTGGCTGGATGTGCCAAGCCCGGTTCCGACGAAGCGCCCGCTCCCGCTTCCGAGGACGCTCACGCGACGGCGTGGGTGCCCGGGACGCCGGTGCCCGCCCAGGCGCACGCCGAGGGAACGGAGCACACGATGGAGATGGACTGGATCCGCCGGGACGGTTCGATCGATGACCTGACCGACCACTCGGCGTTGATCGTCAGCGGCCGGGTGGAGTCCACGCGCTACGACGTCGTCCGCGCCTGGGCGCAGTCCAAGGTGGAGGGGCAGCCCACCGGACCGGAGAGCGGCATCTACTCCGACCTTCCGGTGACCATCGCGACCGTGCGGATCGGCGACATCGCGCGCTCCTCGCAGGAGCTCAAGACCGCCTCGGGCGGCACGGTGGCGCAGGGCTCCACCGTGGAGATCATGTTCCCGGGCGGTCTGCTCTCCGACGGATGCACGATCGCGCCGCAGGACAGCTCGCTGCCGGCGGTGGGCGCGCAGGCGGTCTTCTTCCTCGTCCCGCAGGGGGGCACCGCGCCCCTGGCCACGCGCTCCATGGAGGGCATCTACTCCGTGACCGGCGGCCCGCTGGGCCAGTTCCAGGTGAAGGACGGCCTCATCCAGGACGCGGGCTCGCAGCGTCACGCCGCCGCGACCGAGGGATACGCCGGCAAGCCGGTCAGCGCGCTGCTCGAGCGGGTCGCGTCCCGCGCGAAGGCCGTCCAGTACCTGGGTCCCGACCTGCCCAAGCTGGCCATGTTGGATGAGCGCCCCTCGCAGGGGCCGTCCGCCCAGAGCTGGTGCGGGGTTCCGTACTTCGCCCACAAGTGGTGCCGCAAGCCCACGAACATCACCTTCACGGACTACTCCAGCTCGAAGTGGCCCGTCGGCGACGGCATGAACGAGTGGATGTACAACAACTACAACAACAGCCTGTATCTCTACTGGCGCTCCAGCGGCACGTCCGACGTCATGGTGTACGAGGCCAATTACGGCGCCAACGGTTGGTACGGGTACGCGACCTACAACGCCGCCAGCTCTACCTGCATTGCGAACGCCACCATCAAGTTGAACACCTACTACTACTCGGGCTGGCACTACGGGAAGACGGTCTCGACCCACGAGATCGGGCACGTCCTCGGTCTCAATCACCACAAGGATTGCAACTCGATCATGTATTACAACCCCACCGCGTGTGCGGCCAACATCACGACCTGCGACATGCAGGCGGTGGCGGAGCGCTATCCGTACTGA